The genome window ACGGGTTCCCCTTACAATGTTGAATTCTAAGTACCAGACATCTTCTCTCAACTCTCATATTGCTACAGATAATCATTCGATGTATACCAGATCCCCCCAAGTGTGAAAGAGAACCGATGAAGAAGAGATCAAATATTTCTCCAGGCATTGTCCCCttctccctcctcctcctccacttATCACGATTTCCACTTTAGATATCCACCCTTGAAACCACTCACCTCAAGTTTATAAATCCCAGGCAACAGAATCCTCCAGAATTCTCCGTACTTAGTTGTGAGGAAACTGATGTCACGTCCCTTGACCCTAACCGAGGCCCTCTCAACCGCATTACCATTTTCATCGATTACAAAACCATGAACTCCACGGTGCGCCTCAGCGAGGAATTTTATAAGAGACTATTCACGacagaaaattaaacaatGGATTAATATGGGGGGTAGTAAAGACTATTCCACATGGGGAAGATGGGGGCATTTTCCCAAGGACTTGTTTTATAGCTTAACAAAAATTCCAGGCTTCTTCCAACTCCGAAGCATCCATAAAAAGatagtattaaaaaaaaaaacataattttgtaAACTCACACGACGATTTTCCTTCCAATAATGCGGCAGCTCTTGAGCTGGTGGATATTTACAGCAAGATAATTCAAAAGTTATTTCCATGCATCCATTCCAAACATAATTGAAGTCCTGCATTCCACCAGTGAGTGGATACCATTCAGCTCCATTAGTTATTCCATCTTTGAAGCCGGGTTGTGAGGCAGAACAGGCTTTACCAAGATACATGGATCCATGATTCTGGGCATAAGTCAACGACAAATGACGGAATACGTCATCATCTGGGGATATACTGGGAGTTGATGAATAACTCTGAAACACTTTGATGACTGTTTCTGTTAGTTTTTTGGGGCGGTCAAGCAGTTTGAGGTTTTTTGTTCAGGTTTTGGATCGATATTTATTTGGGGTTGTGAATGGGATAGTGAGGATTGTGGGTTTGAGGGCGATTGAGATCAGGGTATTGGATTTATTCGTGTGGAAAGGGAAGAATGTTGTTAGGTAATTGAGGAAATTTTCAGGAATAATGGAgcgtaaaataaaatagatgaAGTTTCCCTCCAATTTGCGCTCGGATTATCATTTGATGTGACAATTTGGATGAttctttgaaataaataaaatggaattaCAATTACAGTAGAATTGAAAACGTTTCGATCATGTTTCGAAAAacttataaaaaattactaatgTATAACTAGAACATAATAACCAGAACAATAATTCCACACAATATAATGACATTCGACtgaaggaaattaattaactggAAATAATTGGAGAATTGATCCATACTTGCGCACAATGGTGCTGATCGACATAATCCTGATAGCATGAAAAACGttggaaacgaaaaaaatattcgttatTTAAAAACTAGGACGGGATAAATGTCAAAAGAAAGTAATTCAACTCTCTTTACAAAAACAATTtagcataaaaaaatcatcagtatTTTTCGTgaacaaaattcaatgaaacagAAACCATTAATCATGTCTGGTGAATATACTCTTCATTACAAGTGATagagataaattattttctatttcaaaaCGTATTCTTCGACGATGACAGCGTTTCCGGCGGGAACACATgatgaattaatattattgGTTAAAGTTGAATCCTGAACGCAATTTATCGGCTCATCCAAACGTTAATCCGGAACTGGTATGAGAGAGTACAAGGATCATAACCGGGGTGAAAACAAACGGGGTATTATCCTTCTGTTTGAGTTTGAAATCACCGCGTCACGGGGAATTCCCTTTTCCGCGCCCATCCGCATAACTCAAACAAATGCAAAAACCGGAAGTACatataaaattcattgttGTCCTTCCACTTATACACTTTCTACCAGCATTAATAGATCCGCTTTTTTACTTACCCGTTACATTGGACGACGTACATGATAGAATGCCCGGTTTCACATGGTTGGGAATTCGCGCTAAATTGGTTGGAAATGGGGGAATACTTTCAATGCGGGGAATTCCCAATAgtgatttaattaaatgtGTAAGTACAAATAAAGTCTATCCCCATCTTTTCTCCGTCTCGACCCGTCGGCGAATACAGCCCTTAAATCCCATCGTTACGTGCAAGTACCCCAAACCAacgcaattaaaattaataatcctATTATATTATGTCAAACTCACGGGAATTTGGTGTGTTGTCGAAGGGATAACTGGCCACTAGTGCACCACCGTGTAAACTTCCAGAAATCACGAACTGTATTTTGGAGACCCATTCCTTGACTGCCTCAGTCTCCGGCTGTGTCTTCTTATTATTTTGCTTGAAGTAGTCTGGGAAATTGCGGTTTAAGTCAAAACCACGAGCGTTGTATCTAAGATTCAGAAGTTTGGATCCAATTACTCAAGAGAATCATTCCGAGTTAAAGCGTCCAATGCAACCCCCTGGACTTTCCTCAGTCATGTTACGATACACAATGAATTGAGCAATAGTTTGAATTGTCACTGCGGAGTTCGTATCGCATAGTAATTAAAATAGCTCattgcaattaattaatgatgaagCATTGATATCTCCTTTAAGTATTATAGACCACACTATTCCATTCTATCCATCGTCCATGTTAGCCTACTGTCCTACTTTAACCAACTCTCCGATATAATTGAACGAGATTCGACTCTCAAATTGTGCCGGGCACTCTCAGTCTGAGGTATCGATCGTCAGATTTCAATACAATGCATATCAACTCACCGTCCTTGACTTCCCTCACAGAATCCCTCCTTGGACACCTCAAAACCGTCTGGATTCATAGACGGAAGTATGTGAATTCTTGTATTGTCCAGCAGCCATGTGATATATGGGTCACTTCCGTATTTCATAACTAACAACTATTGCAAACGAATCAAATATTACAGAACACACAGTTTAAAAAGTGAGAGCACAAAATATTCGTTTCTTCATGAAGTCTAGGGTTGAATTATCATTAACCAGGGGTTCCAGCTATCActcaattataaatataatattgTCACTAATGAAGACGAAAGAAATGGTGAATGCGAAGAATATTCATCGTTTCTCATTAAATAACTCTGCCCTAGATAATTGTCTCCTCGTCTCCACCCATTTCTAGCTCCAACCGGAAGAAACGacatttccctcaataatttaAGAACAAACTCACGTGAATGAGGTGGAGCATGAGCTCTCGCCCAACGGCCTCATTGCCGTGGATATTAGCGACGTACTTGACGTCAGGTTTACCGATCATGTGCTCGTAAGGTGAGGATGATACCACCATCACCCACAAGTCGCGtcctaaaattatttatattagtgAAATTACaatctcgataaaaaaattatccctattctttattaaaatatatttcacacCTTTGACGGATTTGCCAATAGAATATAGGGCAGTGAGATTCTGAAATCGCAGTGATGTTGTACGAAGAAAGCGGCTCATCTGGtcataattatgatatttGAAATCGATCCCGTATGGCTCGTCGAATATTAAATCACGCGAATTGTAGTGTCTCGCCAGATCTTCATCATTCAATGTTTCGGGGCCAATTGCACTGCTGTGTGATTGTGTCACTATTACCGACAGGCACAGGACAATTCCCAATACCAGCATTTTAATATTCTGAAAACAGACAATTGggtaatttatttgattacgTTTTGCCAGTCTATGAGAGCTGGCAATTGAATGGCTATGACATTATTTGAAATTACCAAAGCCATGTTTATATGTGTGTCAGTGAGCTGTCGGAGGActcgataaaattgaaaattattcagctCAATAAACCTGCTACCGCAAGtcgtttttgttaattattataatgcATAAACCTCCGTATCactttctttgattttttctcacGCGAGGAACACATCAAATTACTCTcacaatataaaaaatgacgGTAACTTTATATCTTCAGTCACTAGACTCCTCtcaacgaaatatttttccgacCTGACATATACTCATTAAATACGAGCAATTTTTCCTCGAGTATATACTTATTTCCTCGGTTATGATTTGTCTTAGTGTCCTTGGTTAATCACCGATTTGATCTCTGAATAATTACGTATCGGGTGACGTCGGTTCTTCtctcataattattttgaagattACGGTGACCGATGAAAAATCATCTGCTATAGAACTCACGACGAGGTCTCGTCTCGTTATTCGTGACAACATTTCACGGTGCTGTCACTTCTTTCAAAATAGTCACAGTCAATACCGTTACAAccagaataatttaattgatctGGACGAGCACATCAACATATTTCATGATTTCTCAACGTGTTTCAAGGACTTACAATTATTTGGTCTTATTAAATTTAGATGTTTCAATTTTCTGAAGAATTTAAATTTCTTAATCGCTTTGTGGAACGGAACAATCTTGTTCATCAATGACAGACAGTTTTTTACGAAATAATTAGCCGTCAAAAGATGCTTCGCAATACAATAATTATTGAGcaacaataattgaaattttctcaacATCAATAACGAGGTTTTTTCCAATGTAAAATAATCTTGTTACGCTGTGGGGTTagtgatgttttttttacgaGAAATCATCTCagctaataaaaattttctattcccTATTGTCGTGGAATTTTTTAGtcttttcataaaattaaaaatgtaaaaaaatgataagttGAGTACCACTTGTCGTGAACCGTTAGACAGAAACCCGGACACCTACCATCGCATATACCGTTTCTACAACTCCCACTGGAGAATTTGAATCCAAAAAATGTAGATTAACAAtgggaagaatttttttagtcaataTGAAAATACTACAATCGATCGACTTCGAAATGATGATAAATGTTTGGTCTTGCTGGCTCAAGTGCAATTACGCGGTTAGTGCCCAATTTTTGCTGGTTCTGCTGGAAAGGATAAAGAATGGCGCAAAGATCgaagagaaaaagagaataaaaaaacgatACACGTGACGCATGAGTTCCTGAGCCGTTTGCCAGACAATTTTCACCGAGAAATGAAGAACGGCTAATATTGGAATGTGGAAACGACTCTGGAAGATGGCCAGTTGTTGTTCTACCGATGGAACAATGAGCAACTTTCGAGTTAAGGACATAGTTAAATAAATAGACATTCATAtgacgaattaaaaaattatcccagGAAATAGATTACGGCCTGACTTtatatgattaaaaaaattacgatcctAATCTCAGATATTtgcgataaataataattacaaacACTACAAATATTTAGCCATGACCTGTTGAAGCTTCGTCCAGGTAAAAATACCGCACGTATT of Diachasmimorpha longicaudata isolate KC_UGA_2023 chromosome 3, iyDiaLong2, whole genome shotgun sequence contains these proteins:
- the LOC135160777 gene encoding carboxypeptidase M isoform X4, with the translated sequence MALNIKMLVLGIVLCLSVIVTQSHSSAIGPETLNDEDLARHYNSRDLIFDEPYGIDFKYHNYDQMSRFLRTTSLRFQNLTALYSIGKSVKGRDLWVMVVSSSPYEHMIGKPDVKYVANIHGNEAVGRELMLHLIHLLVMKYGSDPYITWLLDNTRIHILPSMNPDGFEVSKEGFCEGSQGRYNARGFDLNRNFPDYFKQNNKKTQPETEAVKEWVSKIQFVISGSLHGGALVASYPFDNTPNSLIKVFQSYSSTPSISPDDDVFRHLSLTYAQNHGSMYLGKACSASQPGFKDGITNGAEWYPLTGGMQDFNYVWNGCMEITFELSCCKYPPAQELPHYWKENRRSLIKFLAEAHRGVHGFVIDENGNAVERASVRVKGRDISFLTTKYGEFWRILLPGIYKLEVYANGYTPQEVEFMVVKEHPTLLNVTLHGAKRIDNYGDGLPQYGNSGPPGRYPTRDYTHHYRPGANGHQGSQENNNGIFSSISTGFNSFVSNLFG
- the LOC135160777 gene encoding carboxypeptidase M isoform X5 — its product is MALNIKMLVLGIVLCLSVIVTQSHSSAIGPETLNDEDLARHYNSRDLIFDEPYGIDFKYHNYDQMSRFLRTTSLRFQNLTALYSIGKSVKGRDLWVMVVSSSPYEHMIGKPDVKYVANIHGNEAVGRELMLHLIHLLVMKYGSDPYITWLLDNTRIHILPSMNPDGFEVSKEGFCEGSQGRYNARGFDLNRNFPDYFKQNNKKTQPETEAVKEWVSKIQFVISGSLHGGALVASYPFDNTPNSLFQSYSSTPSISPDDDVFRHLSLTYAQNHGSMYLGKACSASQPGFKDGITNGAEWYPLTGGMQDFNYVWNGCMEITFELSCCKYPPAQELPHYWKENRRSLIKFLAEAHRGVHGFVIDENGNAVERASVRVKGRDISFLTTKYGEFWRILLPGIYKLEVYANGYTPQEVEFMVVKEHPTLLNVTLHGAKRIDNYGDGLPQYGNSGPPGRYPTRDYTHHYRPGANGHQGSQENNNGIFSSISTGFNSFVSNLFG
- the LOC135160777 gene encoding carboxypeptidase M isoform X2, which codes for MALNIKMLVLGIVLCLSVIVTQSHSSAIGPETLNDEDLARHYNSRDLIFDEPYGIDFKYHNYDQMSRFLRTTSLRFQNLTALYSIGKSVKGRDLWVMVVSSSPYEHMIGKPDVKYVANIHGNEAVGRELMLHLIHLLVMKYGSDPYITWLLDNTRIHILPSMNPDGFEVSKEGFCEGSQGRYNARGFDLNRNFPDYFKQNNKKTQPETEAVKEWVSKIQFVISGSLHGGALVASYPFDNTPNSRLCRSAPLCAMFQSYSSTPSISPDDDVFRHLSLTYAQNHGSMYLGKACSASQPGFKDGITNGAEWYPLTGGMQDFNYVWNGCMEITFELSCCKYPPAQELPHYWKENRRSLIKFLAEAHRGVHGFVIDENGNAVERASVRVKGRDISFLTTKYGEFWRILLPGIYKLEVYANGYTPQEVEFMVVKEHPTLLNVTLHGAKRIDNYGDGLPQYGNSGPPGRYPTRDYTHHYRPGANGHQGSQENNNGIFSSISTGFNSFVSNLFG
- the LOC135160777 gene encoding carboxypeptidase M isoform X3, which translates into the protein MLVLGIVLCLSVIVTQSHSSAIGPETLNDEDLARHYNSRDLIFDEPYGIDFKYHNYDQMSRFLRTTSLRFQNLTALYSIGKSVKGRDLWVMVVSSSPYEHMIGKPDVKYVANIHGNEAVGRELMLHLIHLLVMKYGSDPYITWLLDNTRIHILPSMNPDGFEVSKEGFCEGSQGRYNARGFDLNRNFPDYFKQNNKKTQPETEAVKEWVSKIQFVISGSLHGGALVASYPFDNTPNSRLCRSAPLCAIIKVFQSYSSTPSISPDDDVFRHLSLTYAQNHGSMYLGKACSASQPGFKDGITNGAEWYPLTGGMQDFNYVWNGCMEITFELSCCKYPPAQELPHYWKENRRSLIKFLAEAHRGVHGFVIDENGNAVERASVRVKGRDISFLTTKYGEFWRILLPGIYKLEVYANGYTPQEVEFMVVKEHPTLLNVTLHGAKRIDNYGDGLPQYGNSGPPGRYPTRDYTHHYRPGANGHQGSQENNNGIFSSISTGFNSFVSNLFG
- the LOC135160777 gene encoding carboxypeptidase M isoform X6, giving the protein MALNIKMLVLGIVLCLSVIVTQSHSSAIGPETLNDEDLARHYNSRDLIFDEPYGIDFKYHNYDQMSRFLRTTSLRFQNLTALYSIGKSVKGRDLWVMVVSSSPYEHMIGKPDVKYVANIHGNEAVGRELMLHLIHLLVMKYGSDPYITWLLDNTRIHILPSMNPDGFEVSKEGFCEGSQGRYNARGFDLNRNFPDYFKQNNKKTQPETEAVKEWVSKIQFVISGSLHGGALVASYPFDNTPNSRLCRSAPLCAIIKVFQSYSSTPSISPDDDVFRHLSLTYAQNHGSMYLGKACSASQPGFKDGITNGAEWYPLTGGMQDFNYVWNGCMEITFELSCCKYPPAQELPHYWKENRRSLIKFLAEAHRGVHGFVIDENGNAVERASVRVKGRDISFLTTKYGEFWRILLPGIYKLEVYANGYTPQEVEFMVVKEHPTLLNVTLHGAKNWAQSDVWGHTTTERRHTAMPSPHLDHPVQESIDTDSIVFPDS
- the LOC135160777 gene encoding carboxypeptidase M isoform X1; this translates as MALNIKMLVLGIVLCLSVIVTQSHSSAIGPETLNDEDLARHYNSRDLIFDEPYGIDFKYHNYDQMSRFLRTTSLRFQNLTALYSIGKSVKGRDLWVMVVSSSPYEHMIGKPDVKYVANIHGNEAVGRELMLHLIHLLVMKYGSDPYITWLLDNTRIHILPSMNPDGFEVSKEGFCEGSQGRYNARGFDLNRNFPDYFKQNNKKTQPETEAVKEWVSKIQFVISGSLHGGALVASYPFDNTPNSRLCRSAPLCAIIKVFQSYSSTPSISPDDDVFRHLSLTYAQNHGSMYLGKACSASQPGFKDGITNGAEWYPLTGGMQDFNYVWNGCMEITFELSCCKYPPAQELPHYWKENRRSLIKFLAEAHRGVHGFVIDENGNAVERASVRVKGRDISFLTTKYGEFWRILLPGIYKLEVYANGYTPQEVEFMVVKEHPTLLNVTLHGAKRIDNYGDGLPQYGNSGPPGRYPTRDYTHHYRPGANGHQGSQENNNGIFSSISTGFNSFVSNLFG